In Stieleria varia, one genomic interval encodes:
- a CDS encoding PVC-type heme-binding CxxCH protein, translating to MQHSLSFIHRTVTMSRWIVLLLAGFCVVPSVTHADSPELPLALDDRLTIELFASEPDVVTVTGLTVDSQGRVLVVESHTHFRPEDYDGPETDRIRLLEDTDGDGRADRIETFFSGTTQTMNIAAHRNGWVYVATRNLVFRIRDLDGDGRSDERQDLVQFETTSDYPHNGISGFAFDFDGKVYFGLGENMGENGTLIASDTRLAADLGSGGVFRCNEDGSGLQRVAIGFWNPFHLCFDVYGRMFLGDNDPGNRPPCRFLSIVEGGDYGYRRQTLEPFIAVDGEVPGTLPMTSSTGESPTGIVAYESDHLPADYRGDLLVASWGEHRIDRYHLERNGADFQTTSQAVIAGGEHFRPAGIAVAPDGSLYIGDWADRSYPLHGKGRIWHVRAKQPMERSTDRTLHNSDRTIREEVARQLAGNGEAGLAKLTEALDDNDPRVRSVALSALIHAGSVTDSIAKKVLNDPFTAIREQAARTLPDELFSLTQVAQSDPEPSVRAAAMRRISDPDAESLFIGSLSSNDPYLVQAARKGLGQSVSLKRFIALTGDDKDEVRLAAVLLLRGPVSQMPIDPVARDQVLTRALSDRNPDVRFAAVEWIGREQIESFHDRLVDDLATHATTPELFAAYLAAIAQLDGVMEQWGKNKSGDWWMAAADSFQYADSLLSNPSVSPLVLQQVLRFLPEGNRSLSFDTLSRLCEHEEIGVQIDAVVRLRELSGDAATSLLESIALDRSRRIDVRAEAVIGLDASNPQQHQLLMRLTSDPEAAIVAQAVIGLRDATLNETQSGELRELGKSNAAISELVAKTLRTEQPSRPSVTDLDQWLTVLDGPADASAGQRVFFHPKGPGCARCHRIDGRGQAIGPSLVRVDGRIALTRRRLVQSILQPSKDVDPGFMPMTIMTVDGRVASGIYHRHGQGTRSIINAKGEIESFQVSEIEAMRPSTQSIMPDGLVDTMTTQEFRDLLAYLLEPFPRQR from the coding sequence ATGCAGCATTCTCTCTCTTTCATTCACCGGACAGTCACGATGTCGCGTTGGATTGTACTGCTGTTGGCAGGCTTCTGCGTGGTTCCGTCGGTGACTCACGCTGATTCGCCTGAGTTGCCTTTAGCATTGGACGATCGCCTGACGATTGAACTGTTCGCCAGCGAACCCGATGTCGTCACCGTCACAGGGTTGACGGTCGACAGCCAAGGCCGAGTGTTGGTGGTGGAAAGCCACACGCACTTTCGACCCGAGGATTACGATGGTCCAGAGACGGATCGAATTCGTCTGTTGGAAGACACCGACGGGGACGGGCGTGCGGACCGCATCGAAACGTTCTTCAGTGGGACCACTCAGACCATGAACATTGCCGCTCACCGCAATGGTTGGGTCTATGTCGCGACGCGAAATCTTGTCTTTCGCATTCGAGACCTCGACGGTGACGGACGTTCTGACGAACGCCAGGACTTGGTTCAATTCGAAACAACTTCGGATTATCCACACAACGGAATCTCCGGCTTTGCTTTTGACTTTGACGGAAAGGTGTATTTCGGGCTCGGTGAGAACATGGGCGAGAACGGCACGCTGATCGCCAGTGACACGAGGCTTGCAGCAGACTTGGGTTCGGGCGGCGTGTTTCGCTGCAACGAAGACGGCTCGGGACTGCAACGTGTGGCCATCGGATTCTGGAATCCGTTTCACTTGTGTTTTGATGTCTACGGACGAATGTTTTTAGGCGACAACGATCCTGGAAACCGTCCCCCGTGTCGCTTTCTTTCTATCGTGGAGGGTGGCGACTATGGATACCGACGTCAAACATTGGAACCGTTCATAGCGGTGGACGGCGAAGTTCCCGGGACCCTACCGATGACTTCGTCGACCGGTGAATCCCCCACCGGCATCGTGGCTTACGAGTCCGATCACTTGCCTGCGGACTATCGAGGCGATCTGCTGGTTGCCAGTTGGGGCGAACATCGCATTGATCGCTATCACTTGGAGCGAAACGGCGCGGACTTTCAAACCACCAGCCAAGCCGTGATCGCTGGCGGGGAGCATTTTCGGCCAGCGGGAATCGCGGTAGCTCCCGACGGTTCACTCTACATCGGTGACTGGGCGGATCGCTCGTATCCGTTGCACGGCAAAGGACGCATTTGGCATGTCCGGGCCAAGCAACCGATGGAGCGATCTACGGATCGGACGCTTCACAACTCGGATCGGACGATTCGTGAAGAGGTAGCCCGGCAGTTGGCCGGCAACGGTGAGGCGGGTTTGGCAAAGTTGACCGAGGCACTTGACGACAACGATCCTCGCGTTCGCTCCGTCGCCCTATCGGCGTTGATCCATGCCGGCTCCGTGACGGACTCCATCGCCAAGAAAGTACTCAACGACCCGTTCACCGCCATTCGCGAACAAGCGGCCCGCACATTGCCCGATGAGCTGTTTTCGTTGACCCAGGTCGCCCAAAGCGATCCAGAACCGTCCGTTCGTGCCGCAGCGATGCGTCGTATTTCAGATCCAGATGCCGAGTCTCTCTTCATTGGGAGTCTTTCGAGCAACGATCCGTACTTGGTCCAAGCGGCCCGCAAGGGGCTCGGCCAATCCGTTTCCCTTAAGCGATTTATCGCGTTGACAGGCGACGACAAAGACGAGGTTCGTTTGGCGGCCGTCTTGTTGCTTCGCGGTCCAGTGAGTCAGATGCCGATCGATCCAGTCGCCCGGGATCAAGTGCTGACACGTGCGTTGAGTGATCGCAACCCCGATGTTCGCTTCGCCGCGGTGGAGTGGATCGGTCGCGAACAGATCGAGTCGTTTCATGATCGCTTGGTGGATGACTTGGCAACGCATGCAACGACGCCCGAGTTGTTTGCAGCGTACTTGGCTGCGATCGCTCAGCTCGACGGCGTGATGGAACAATGGGGCAAGAACAAGTCCGGCGATTGGTGGATGGCGGCTGCCGACTCCTTTCAGTACGCCGATTCGCTCTTGAGCAATCCCAGCGTCTCGCCACTCGTGTTGCAACAGGTATTGCGTTTTCTGCCCGAGGGGAATCGGTCCTTGTCGTTCGACACGTTGTCACGTCTTTGCGAGCACGAGGAGATTGGCGTTCAGATCGATGCGGTCGTGCGTTTGCGCGAACTCAGCGGCGACGCCGCCACGTCGCTACTCGAATCGATTGCGCTGGACAGGTCACGCCGGATAGACGTACGGGCGGAAGCGGTGATCGGGCTGGACGCATCCAACCCTCAGCAGCATCAGTTACTGATGCGTCTGACGAGCGACCCAGAGGCAGCGATCGTTGCTCAAGCCGTCATCGGGCTGCGAGACGCCACGTTGAACGAGACGCAAAGCGGCGAATTGCGAGAGCTTGGCAAAAGTAACGCGGCGATTTCCGAATTGGTAGCCAAGACGTTAAGAACCGAGCAGCCCAGTCGCCCGTCTGTGACGGATCTCGATCAGTGGCTCACCGTGCTTGACGGCCCTGCGGATGCGAGTGCCGGCCAACGCGTGTTCTTTCATCCCAAAGGCCCTGGGTGTGCGCGATGTCACCGCATCGATGGACGAGGTCAAGCGATCGGGCCGAGCCTTGTTCGCGTGGATGGTCGAATCGCGTTGACACGTCGTCGCTTGGTGCAGTCGATCTTGCAGCCGAGCAAAGATGTCGATCCCGGTTTCATGCCGATGACCATCATGACCGTGGATGGTCGCGTCGCATCGGGCATCTATCACCGCCATGGTCAGGGCACGCGCTCGATCATCAATGCGAAAGGCGAGATCGAATCCTTCCAAGTGAGTGAAATCGAAGCGATGCGTCCGTCCACTCAGTCGATCATGCCTGATGGTTTGGTGGACACCATGACCACGCAAGAATTCCGAGATCTCCTAGCATACTTGCTAGAACCGTTTCCCCGTCAACGTTGA
- a CDS encoding hemolysin family protein has translation MTDAWLWTMASISGFALSSIGGLGSELLDRFAGRSLEAYCRLKRHRERFGSVLDHQDAVIDGSEYLRMIGTVVFLIAGTSALFAQDVPPDAARLLSWGVIAVILMMTTHAWLPAAVTRFASAPILYHTWPFWRSLATIMRPLEVPGAVIETLTRRLAGKLEHEDEEEELLEDEIRTMVAAGTRDGYFGPGIREMIQGVMDLNEDDVGHIMTPRGDVDAIEASATWSEILAAVVESGRTRLPVYEQTLDNVIGVLYVKDLLPYLANGTTPTQTIHELMRNAWTVPVDRSVELLLREFLHSRSHMAIVLDEFQQTAGVVTIEDALEEIVGEIVDESDEEEEVEFTVVDDHTAEVSGRVMIDDLNERLGWDFPESDDYETVAGYVLNTLGAIPDEGQRLRIGDAEIEILVASTRKIGLMRIHYQPHRDQSQRDQLAG, from the coding sequence GTGACGGACGCTTGGTTATGGACGATGGCTTCGATCAGTGGATTCGCACTCAGCAGCATCGGTGGACTGGGCAGCGAACTGCTCGATCGATTCGCAGGCAGATCATTGGAAGCCTACTGTCGCTTGAAACGACACCGTGAGCGATTCGGTAGCGTACTGGATCACCAAGATGCGGTGATCGACGGCAGCGAATACTTGAGGATGATCGGTACGGTTGTCTTTTTGATCGCGGGAACCTCGGCGCTGTTTGCCCAAGATGTTCCACCGGATGCCGCCCGATTGTTGTCTTGGGGAGTGATCGCGGTGATTCTGATGATGACCACACACGCTTGGTTGCCCGCTGCGGTCACGCGGTTTGCCTCGGCGCCGATCCTGTATCACACATGGCCGTTTTGGCGTTCCCTGGCGACCATCATGCGTCCGTTGGAGGTGCCCGGTGCCGTGATCGAGACGCTCACCCGTCGGTTGGCGGGCAAACTGGAACATGAGGACGAAGAAGAAGAGTTGCTGGAAGACGAAATCCGCACGATGGTCGCCGCGGGAACTCGCGACGGTTACTTCGGCCCCGGAATTCGTGAAATGATCCAAGGAGTGATGGATCTCAACGAAGATGACGTCGGGCACATCATGACTCCGCGTGGAGACGTCGACGCCATCGAAGCCTCCGCGACTTGGAGCGAAATTCTGGCTGCCGTCGTCGAATCCGGTCGCACCCGCTTGCCGGTCTACGAACAAACCCTCGACAACGTCATCGGTGTGCTCTACGTCAAGGACTTGCTGCCCTATCTGGCCAACGGCACCACGCCGACGCAAACCATCCACGAACTGATGCGAAACGCGTGGACGGTTCCGGTCGATCGCAGCGTCGAGTTGTTGCTACGTGAGTTCTTGCACAGCCGTAGTCACATGGCAATCGTACTGGACGAGTTTCAACAGACCGCCGGTGTGGTCACGATCGAAGACGCCTTGGAAGAGATCGTCGGCGAGATCGTCGACGAGTCCGACGAGGAAGAAGAAGTCGAATTCACCGTCGTCGATGACCATACCGCCGAAGTCAGCGGGCGAGTGATGATCGATGATTTGAACGAGCGGCTGGGCTGGGATTTTCCCGAAAGCGACGACTACGAAACGGTTGCCGGGTACGTGCTCAATACACTCGGAGCGATTCCCGATGAAGGCCAGCGGCTCCGCATCGGCGACGCGGAGATTGAAATCCTGGTCGCCAGCACAAGAAAGATCGGCTTGATGCGAATCCACTATCAGCCCCACCGCGATCAGTCCCAGCGTGATCAACTCGCCGGTTAG
- a CDS encoding phosphatidate cytidylyltransferase, translating into MLHQRLKSAAVLLTVAVTLLVLDAKWSVGIDGVWLMPLLMFFAIGTAWELSTILLNGGPAGEPGVRRGVAVIGATMVSLSAGVPMLWPAMGSSYPVDCPVGRLGWIVLATAAAIALAFLAEMRHYGKSPIAVADDNHESDRSSEKKQVSFATGDTIRRTCAAVFVSVYVGVPMAMLVATRTMHPGGWGLAALITTIAVTKSTDVGAYFVGRLLGRNKLIPRLSPGKTREGAVGGIVTATIVAFACLKWLFPALTDQAAAVGATSPLASPIWGAVVLGPALAVSGMIGDLAESLFKRDGGVKDSGSLLPGMGGVWDVTDSLIAASIPAFFCFASGVGS; encoded by the coding sequence TTGCTGCATCAACGATTGAAATCGGCCGCCGTGCTGCTGACCGTCGCCGTCACCTTGCTCGTCTTGGACGCAAAATGGTCAGTGGGGATTGACGGCGTTTGGCTGATGCCGCTGTTGATGTTCTTTGCGATTGGAACGGCATGGGAGCTCTCAACCATCCTGCTCAACGGTGGCCCTGCAGGTGAACCGGGTGTGCGTCGCGGTGTCGCCGTGATCGGCGCAACCATGGTTTCACTTTCCGCTGGCGTTCCAATGCTGTGGCCTGCGATGGGCTCCAGCTATCCGGTGGATTGCCCGGTGGGGCGACTGGGGTGGATTGTCTTGGCAACCGCCGCGGCAATCGCGTTGGCGTTCCTGGCCGAGATGCGTCATTACGGCAAATCGCCAATCGCAGTGGCCGACGACAACCACGAGTCCGATCGGTCGTCAGAAAAAAAACAAGTTTCCTTCGCGACAGGCGACACAATTCGGCGCACCTGTGCCGCGGTGTTTGTGTCCGTCTATGTCGGCGTGCCGATGGCAATGCTGGTGGCGACCCGCACCATGCACCCGGGCGGATGGGGTTTGGCGGCGTTGATCACCACGATCGCCGTGACCAAGAGCACCGACGTGGGCGCCTATTTCGTGGGCCGCTTGTTGGGACGCAACAAGCTGATCCCGCGTTTGAGCCCCGGCAAGACTCGGGAAGGGGCGGTCGGTGGAATCGTAACCGCCACGATCGTTGCATTTGCTTGCTTGAAATGGCTTTTTCCCGCCCTGACCGACCAAGCCGCCGCGGTGGGGGCGACAAGCCCTCTCGCCTCCCCGATTTGGGGGGCGGTCGTTTTGGGTCCTGCTTTGGCAGTGTCCGGGATGATCGGCGATTTAGCAGAATCTCTGTTCAAGCGAGATGGTGGCGTCAAAGATAGCGGATCGCTTCTCCCAGGAATGGGGGGCGTGTGGGATGTGACGGATTCGTTAATTGCAGCGAGTATCCCAGCATTCTTTTGCTTTGCCAGCGGCGTGGGGAGTTAA
- a CDS encoding RNA polymerase sigma factor: MAENSEADEFLIRQIRQGDSDAWQALIDRYEGRLLAYTDSRIRNRAASEDIVQEAFVGFLISLPNYDGSRPLESYLFSICAYKLTDHLRREGRRPSIQMHGRSSSHGGDIEPAASQRMASSIARSVERKQIEADAVRSAIAEQIDRWKRSDNWEKLRTIELLYVAGVNNKTAAEQLGLTEQQVANYKSDFQIRLKSIIKRMELDEDVFPELAD, from the coding sequence ATGGCGGAGAACAGCGAAGCCGACGAGTTCTTGATTCGCCAAATCCGACAAGGTGATTCTGACGCATGGCAGGCCTTGATCGATCGGTACGAAGGCCGATTGTTGGCGTACACCGATAGCCGGATCCGCAATCGAGCGGCCAGCGAAGACATCGTGCAAGAAGCGTTTGTCGGTTTCCTGATCAGTTTACCCAACTATGACGGCTCACGACCGCTGGAGAGCTATTTGTTTTCCATCTGCGCCTACAAACTGACGGACCATCTGCGCCGCGAGGGCCGTCGTCCCTCGATTCAAATGCACGGTCGTAGCAGCTCCCACGGAGGCGATATCGAGCCCGCCGCTTCGCAACGAATGGCCAGCTCGATCGCCCGCAGTGTCGAGCGTAAGCAGATCGAAGCGGATGCGGTCAGGTCAGCGATCGCCGAACAGATCGATCGTTGGAAACGTAGCGACAACTGGGAAAAACTGCGTACCATCGAATTGCTCTACGTCGCCGGAGTCAACAACAAGACGGCCGCGGAACAACTGGGCCTGACCGAACAGCAAGTGGCGAACTACAAGAGTGACTTTCAAATCCGGCTCAAGTCGATCATCAAACGGATGGAACTGGACGAAGATGTCTTTCCCGAATTGGCCGATTGA
- a CDS encoding HD family phosphohydrolase: protein MSGGKTHKRTSQERIESLGIPKPRFIQWWKSSDKADWSMRIGIAVVAAITLLVACQTWRPSFAFRSGAIPTRNLIARVTFDVEDRTQTEELKLKRIREGAMVYRNRPQPLEQLRATLKNELFKVLAASSFDDMTVEQKSAFSEFYMGDETAQPGELPSDRFRMLKSVLSTDEKLDNVEFAFNMLSADKGPFHYGLLRAPQHKPEEGSQQQIQVYSTSDTPEDARYVNVESVQIALMDSRVKKALADHFRSRFDKIDDKEAVQNVAGMISDWIVKRLPQHETLVYDIPSSNIERTKLAATVEPVMQKFYAGRTELAFGGKPLGESELSLLRSEYDHWVASMSWGDRLIRVSAYAGMIAALYLLCGSYIFFVDDRRLLRDRLRLSQLLLLIVATIAFCFYAASDQYRSELAPLVVASIVTAVVYGRELALLLMAAVCISVTLFLGETLAHLVMLAAAATSSTLLVGRIRSRTHLLYVGGVSAAITVLTVVGVGIVTGETMSAAQLGDDVVNRAPTFYLVLSGLIREALWAGVFIAVAASALTPALPIVEKVFGVQTDLSLMELGDASHPLLRRLAQRAPGTYNHSINVASIAEAAADSIGANGLLVRVGAYFHDIGKMFKPEYFIENQASGINQHDTLQPAMSTLVIIAHVKDGADLARNHKLPVPIIDLIMQHHGTTLVEYFYREAARRSEEDPNGESVSDKDFRYPGPKPQTLEAAVMMLADTVESASRTLVDPTPARIQSLVDSIAQKKMADGQFDECGLTFRQLGSVRQSLVKSLTAIYHARVKYPGQQSA from the coding sequence ATGAGCGGTGGAAAAACACACAAACGAACCAGCCAAGAACGAATCGAGTCGTTGGGAATCCCCAAGCCTCGATTCATTCAGTGGTGGAAATCCAGCGACAAGGCAGATTGGTCGATGCGAATCGGCATCGCTGTCGTTGCCGCGATCACCTTGCTGGTGGCTTGCCAGACTTGGCGGCCCTCCTTTGCGTTTCGCAGCGGCGCGATTCCGACACGGAACTTGATCGCCCGCGTGACGTTTGATGTGGAGGACCGTACCCAGACGGAAGAGCTGAAACTGAAACGGATTCGGGAAGGTGCGATGGTCTATCGCAATCGCCCCCAACCGTTGGAGCAGTTGCGTGCGACGCTCAAGAATGAATTGTTCAAGGTCTTGGCGGCATCGTCGTTTGACGACATGACCGTTGAACAAAAGTCGGCCTTCAGCGAATTCTACATGGGCGATGAAACCGCTCAGCCGGGCGAGCTGCCTTCGGATCGATTTCGCATGCTGAAATCGGTGTTGTCGACCGACGAAAAATTGGACAACGTCGAGTTCGCGTTCAACATGCTGTCGGCCGACAAAGGACCATTCCACTATGGTTTGCTCCGAGCGCCCCAGCACAAACCGGAAGAAGGAAGTCAGCAGCAGATCCAGGTCTACAGCACATCCGACACTCCGGAAGACGCCCGGTACGTCAACGTCGAATCGGTGCAAATCGCATTGATGGACTCGCGAGTCAAGAAAGCTCTCGCAGATCACTTTCGCTCGCGATTCGACAAGATCGATGACAAGGAAGCCGTCCAAAACGTGGCGGGCATGATCAGCGATTGGATCGTCAAGCGTCTGCCCCAGCACGAGACGCTGGTTTACGACATTCCCAGCAGTAACATCGAACGGACCAAGCTGGCCGCCACGGTGGAGCCGGTGATGCAAAAGTTCTATGCCGGGCGAACCGAACTGGCGTTTGGTGGCAAACCGCTGGGTGAAAGCGAGCTGTCGTTGCTACGCAGTGAATATGACCACTGGGTCGCCAGCATGAGTTGGGGCGACCGCTTGATTCGCGTTTCGGCTTACGCCGGAATGATCGCTGCGTTGTACTTGCTGTGCGGCAGCTACATCTTCTTTGTCGACGACCGCAGATTGCTGAGGGATCGCTTGCGATTGTCTCAATTGCTGTTGCTGATCGTCGCAACCATTGCGTTTTGCTTTTACGCCGCGAGCGATCAGTATCGGAGTGAATTGGCACCCTTGGTCGTCGCGTCGATCGTGACCGCCGTGGTGTACGGTCGGGAACTGGCGTTGCTGTTGATGGCGGCGGTCTGCATCAGTGTGACGCTGTTCTTGGGCGAGACCCTTGCGCACCTCGTCATGTTGGCAGCGGCGGCAACCAGCAGCACCTTGTTGGTCGGCCGCATCCGTTCCAGGACTCACCTGCTGTATGTCGGTGGTGTTTCCGCCGCGATCACGGTGTTGACGGTGGTCGGTGTCGGAATCGTCACCGGCGAAACCATGTCGGCGGCGCAACTGGGTGATGACGTCGTCAATCGCGCCCCGACGTTTTACTTGGTGCTCAGCGGTCTGATCCGTGAAGCGTTGTGGGCGGGCGTGTTCATCGCCGTGGCCGCATCCGCGTTGACGCCCGCTCTGCCGATCGTCGAAAAAGTATTCGGCGTGCAAACCGACCTCAGCTTGATGGAGCTTGGCGACGCCAGTCACCCGCTGTTGAGACGTTTGGCCCAACGCGCACCGGGAACCTACAACCACTCGATCAATGTCGCGTCGATCGCCGAGGCAGCCGCGGACTCGATCGGTGCAAACGGCTTGCTGGTCCGCGTCGGAGCGTATTTCCACGACATCGGCAAGATGTTCAAACCGGAGTACTTCATCGAGAACCAAGCCTCCGGGATCAATCAGCACGACACGTTGCAACCCGCGATGAGCACGCTGGTGATCATCGCCCACGTCAAGGACGGTGCGGATCTGGCTCGCAATCACAAGCTGCCGGTGCCGATCATCGATCTGATCATGCAGCACCACGGCACCACGCTGGTGGAATACTTTTATCGTGAAGCAGCCCGACGGAGCGAAGAAGACCCCAACGGGGAGTCGGTCAGTGACAAGGATTTCCGCTACCCCGGTCCCAAGCCGCAGACTTTAGAAGCGGCCGTGATGATGCTGGCCGACACGGTCGAGAGCGCCAGTCGAACGCTGGTAGATCCGACACCCGCCCGCATTCAGAGTCTTGTCGATTCCATTGCACAAAAGAAAATGGCGGATGGTCAATTTGATGAGTGCGGACTAACGTTCCGACAACTCGGCTCCGTCCGCCAAAGTTTGGTTAAGTCCCTTACCGCTATTTATCACGCTCGTGTCAAATACCCCGGACAACAGTCCGCGTGA
- a CDS encoding DUF4430 domain-containing protein has protein sequence MNIKPCQPILVFLACLHVTLLGCGTPEATQTAPVVDPAIDANASSGPVTFSFESPDSVREWVVDDVVDGSTLETVMRTIQMPQIEISGSGPTAFVNSIDGIMTSGDKGWTFKIDDEFANQGIGATVLHPPTKVTWTFGSLEAP, from the coding sequence ATGAACATCAAACCTTGCCAGCCGATTCTGGTCTTTCTCGCCTGTCTTCATGTCACGTTACTCGGGTGCGGGACGCCAGAAGCCACGCAGACCGCCCCGGTGGTTGACCCGGCTATCGACGCGAATGCGTCCTCCGGCCCGGTCACCTTCTCGTTCGAGTCACCCGACTCAGTTCGGGAATGGGTTGTTGATGACGTCGTCGATGGTTCGACGCTCGAAACGGTGATGAGAACGATCCAGATGCCACAGATCGAGATCTCCGGCAGCGGCCCCACCGCGTTCGTCAACTCGATCGACGGGATCATGACGTCGGGGGACAAGGGCTGGACCTTCAAGATCGATGACGAGTTTGCCAACCAGGGAATCGGCGCAACCGTGCTGCATCCGCCCACCAAAGTCACTTGGACCTTCGGCAGTCTCGAGGCACCATGA
- the ybeY gene encoding rRNA maturation RNase YbeY: MSNTPDNSPRDRESSDSGAPDERDLDIDPFGSELTVEIRHDSQIAPLCDDQRIKTAVQVAAASRGFTKGDIGVRLTSDATIREINAQFLQHDYATDVISFGYEAESEYLSGELVVSVDTAARVSATMGQSTIASDGADWPPDAELILYIVHGVLHITGMDDQDPESRSEMRRSELSVLTQLGLNHVARFGADMHPTLDASEVSS; the protein is encoded by the coding sequence GTGTCAAATACCCCGGACAACAGTCCGCGTGATCGGGAGTCGTCCGACAGCGGCGCTCCCGATGAACGTGACTTAGACATCGACCCTTTCGGGTCTGAATTGACGGTCGAAATCCGTCATGATTCACAAATCGCTCCACTCTGCGACGACCAGCGGATCAAAACTGCCGTCCAGGTCGCCGCCGCCAGCCGTGGCTTCACAAAAGGCGATATCGGTGTTCGTTTGACCAGCGACGCGACGATCCGCGAAATCAATGCGCAATTCCTGCAACATGATTACGCGACCGATGTGATCAGCTTTGGTTACGAAGCCGAATCCGAATATCTATCGGGTGAACTCGTGGTCAGCGTCGACACCGCCGCCCGTGTTTCGGCCACCATGGGGCAATCCACGATTGCGTCCGACGGTGCCGATTGGCCGCCCGATGCGGAATTGATTCTGTACATCGTCCATGGTGTCCTGCACATCACGGGGATGGATGACCAGGATCCCGAGAGCCGCAGCGAAATGCGTCGCTCCGAGCTGAGCGTTTTGACTCAACTCGGTTTGAATCACGTCGCGCGATTTGGCGCTGACATGCATCCGACCCTCGACGCGTCGGAGGTGAGTTCGTGA
- a CDS encoding PhoH family protein gives MTEATISITNPDELLKLFGPRDQHLRKLRQLFDVTITQRNGRVRIVGDETEVQRATRTLERLRHLSRKRESISAEDVADAATEEGAVINGSSRLPDRADAIDIHHAGRKIKPRTQGQAEYVKSIRKYDLTFATGPAGCGKTYLAVATAVEAMKAGEIRKIVLVRPAVEAGESLGFLPGDLRAKLNPYLRPLLDALGEMINYDQARELMEQDVIEVIPLAYMRGRTLNDAFVILDEAQNTTVAQMKMFLTRMGERSKMVVSGDVTQQDLPRGVTSGLKDALRRLGHLKDIGVVRLQASDIVRHQLVQKIVEAYEASEESSHEGTPRAHTNGSKEDPMDR, from the coding sequence ATGACCGAAGCCACAATATCGATCACCAATCCGGACGAACTGCTCAAGCTTTTCGGGCCCCGGGACCAGCATCTCCGCAAACTCCGCCAACTGTTTGATGTCACCATCACCCAGCGAAATGGACGTGTGCGAATCGTCGGTGACGAAACCGAAGTCCAGCGAGCCACGAGGACGCTGGAACGATTGCGTCACCTGTCTCGCAAACGTGAATCGATCAGCGCCGAAGACGTTGCCGATGCGGCGACGGAGGAGGGTGCTGTGATCAACGGTTCCTCACGCCTGCCCGATCGTGCCGATGCCATCGACATCCATCACGCGGGCCGCAAGATCAAGCCACGTACGCAGGGCCAAGCCGAGTACGTCAAATCGATCCGCAAGTACGATTTGACCTTTGCCACCGGCCCGGCCGGATGTGGTAAGACTTACCTGGCGGTCGCCACTGCCGTGGAAGCCATGAAGGCGGGTGAGATTCGCAAGATCGTCTTGGTCCGTCCCGCCGTGGAAGCCGGTGAGAGTCTTGGTTTCCTGCCCGGTGACTTGCGTGCCAAGCTCAATCCGTACCTGCGTCCGTTGCTGGACGCGTTGGGTGAGATGATCAATTACGATCAAGCACGCGAGTTGATGGAGCAAGACGTCATCGAAGTCATCCCGTTGGCCTACATGCGTGGTCGCACCTTGAACGATGCCTTCGTGATCCTGGACGAAGCCCAGAACACGACGGTCGCGCAGATGAAGATGTTCCTGACTCGGATGGGCGAGCGCAGCAAGATGGTGGTCAGCGGCGACGTCACCCAGCAGGATTTGCCTCGCGGCGTGACCAGTGGCTTGAAAGACGCCCTGCGACGACTCGGGCACTTGAAAGACATCGGTGTTGTGCGTTTGCAAGCGTCGGACATCGTCCGCCATCAATTGGTCCAAAAAATTGTCGAGGCCTACGAGGCTTCGGAGGAATCCAGTCACGAGGGAACGCCCCGTGCCCACACCAATGGCTCCAAAGAGGACCCCATGGATCGATAA